The following is a genomic window from Planctomycetia bacterium.
CCCATCCTCCGCCTCGCCAATGCCCTCGATCGAACCCACTACTCCGTCGTGCGCTCGGTGAAGTGCAGCCTGCTGGATGATCGCATCACCCTCGAGGTGCAGGCCGAGCAGGACTCGGAACTGGAAATATGGACCGCGCGTCGTCAGGCCGAACTGTTCGAAAAACAATTCGGCATCGCGCTGGAGGTCAGTCCGCCGCAGGATATCCCCAAGGGAGATGAGAACTCATGATCAACAGTGAGCTGCTCTTGCAGCCGCATAACTACCCCGGCCGGCTCATCATCGTCGAAGGCATCGACGGTTCCGGCAAAAGCACGCAGATCCGCCTCGTCCAGCGCTGGCTGGTCAGCCTCGGCTACAACGTCTTCTTCACCGAGTGGAACTCCGCCGATCTCGTCAAAAAGACCACCAAGAAAGGCAAGAAGAGCCGCAGCCTCACCCCGACTACCTTCAGCCTCCTCCACGCGACCGACTTCGCCCATCGCCTCGTCAGCAACATCCTGCCGCCCCTCAAGGCCGGCATGATCGTCCTCGCCGACCGCTACGTGTACACCGCCTACGCACGCGATCACGTCCGCGGCTGCGATCGCAAATGGATTCGCAAAGTCTATAGCTTCGCACCCAAGCCCGACATCGCGTTTTATTTCAAGGTGCCGATCGAAGTCTCCCTCAAGCGCATCACCATGGCACGTCAGGTCCTCAAGGACTTCGAGGCAGGCATGGATATGAAACTCCACCCGGACCCCATGGAAAGCTTCCGCCTCTTCCAGGGCATGATCCTCGAAGAGTACGACCAAATGAGCGCCGAAAACGACTTCTGCGTCATCAACGCCACTGGGACCATTTCCGAACAGCAAAAGCAGGTCCGCGAGATCGTCGGGGATCGCCTCCAGAGGTATAACAGAAAGCCGAGGATTGCATGAGCCAGTTGACTTTCTTCGGCGAGGGCCTGCCCTACATCGAGGCCTCCGACTATCCGGGCGTGTTGATCACCGTCGAAGGTACCGACGGCGTCGGCCGCACGACACAGATCGTCATGCTCAAGGAGTGGCTCGAGGTCCAGGGATACGGCGTCATCGAAACCGGCTGGACACGAAGCCAGCTCATCGGCCGCACCATCTCCCAGGCCAAGCAGGGCCGCTTGCTCAACCGCCTGACTTATTCGCTCCTTTACGCCGCCGACTTCGCCGACCGGCTCGAAAAGGAAATCATCCCTGCCCTGCGCAGCGGCTTCGTCGTCCTCGCCGACCGCTACGTCTTCACCGCACTCGCCCGCGACGTCGCCCGCGGCGTCGACCGCGCCTGGGTCCGCGACCTCTTCGGCTTCGCCCCCGTCCCGCACCTGGTGCTCTACCTGAAGATCGACGTCGCCTCTCTCATTCGACGCGTCATCCCCCGCGGCGTCATCGACTATTTCGAGTCCGGCATGGACCTCGGCATGGGCGACGATCCCTACGACTCCTTCAAGCGCTATCAGACCACCCTCATCAAGGAATACAACCGCATGTCGCAGGAGTTCGGCTTCCACGAGGTCAACGCCCGCTGGAAGCCCGAAAGGATGCACACCCGCCTGCGCGAAATCGTCACCGAGTTCTTCCGCCAGCGCAAGTTCTACGACTACCGCGGCGCTCCGAAATCCGACGCCGCGATTCTCAACGCCGAATTGCCCGAGCCCATGATCAAAACCAGATAATAGGTAAACGGCGCAGTCATGCACACCATCGCCCTCACCCGTGCCCAGGTACGCGAGGTCGATCGCATCGCCATCCACGAGTTGGGCATCCCCGGCATCGTCCTCATGGAGAACGCCGGCTGCGCAGCCGCTCAGTTGATCCTCGGTAAATCAGCCGACGACGCCCGCGTCGCCATCGTCTGCGGCGGCGGCAACAACGGCGGCGACGGCTTCGTGATCGCCCGCCTCCTCGCCGGCGCCGGTCGCCGCGTGACCATCTTCCTCGCCTGCGATTCCGCGAAACTCTCCGGCGACGCCGCGACGAACTATCACGCCGCGTCCCGCATGGCCCTCGAATTCGTCCCCTTCGATTCCCCCGAGCGCATCCACTCCGCCCAATCTCGCCTCCATCAATCCGAGGTCATCGTCGACGCACTCCTCGGCACAGGCTTCACCGGCCGAGTCCGCCCGCCCATCGACTCAGCCATCCACGCCATCAACGCCGCCACGAAAAGCACAATCGTCGCCATCGACCTGCCCTCCGGCCTCGACTGCGACACCGGCCTCCCATCGTCCCCAACCGTCCGCGCCCACCACACCATCACCTTCGTCGCCATCAAACAGGGTCTGACTCAGGACGTCTCGCGCGAATTTGCCGGCCAGGTTCACGTCGCCGACATCGGCACGCCCCCGGAACTCACCAACCGCGTCCGCCGTTAGAGTTGCTGATCATCCCCGTAGATACTTGCCGAACCACGTCACCGCCTGCGTCACAATGCCCTCGCTCAGCGCCGCCCCGCGCAGCCCGTGATCCTTTGAATCCACCGCCTCAAGCCGCGCCTCCGCCCCCGCGCCGCGAAGCGCGACCTCATACGCCTGCCCGTGCTCGAATGGAACCTGCTGATCCCCCGTCCCATGAAAAATCAGCGCCGGCCGCGCGCTGCCCGCAAGCAGCTTCGACCCGTCCTCGCGCGGCATCGTCACGAAGAACTCCTCGCCCAGCTTCAGCCCGTGATGATCGATCCACCCCTCGCGCCGCAAACCCCCCCACGCCTCCGGCGTCATATCCCGCTCGATCAGCTTGCATGGGTCCGCCACCGGAGCGATGAACACAAGACACTTCAGCCCCGCCATCTCGTGCGCCACCCGCGCCGCCGTAAACGCCCCGAAGCTGCTCGCGTAAATCCCCAGTCGCCCCGTATCCAACTCCGCGATCCCCTTCGCCGCCGCAAGCACCGCCCGCAGATCCTCCGTCAGCGCCGCCGCCGTGACATTCAAAAATCGCCCGTCGCTCTCGCCGCATCCGCGAAAATCAAATCGCAGACACGCGACGCCAAGCTCCTCCAAACCTCGCCCCAGCGACACCGCCCGGTATCCCGAACCGATCCGCGTCCCCGTCAGCCCGTGGCAGCACACCACCAAAGGCCACGGACCGCCCTTCGCTTCGGGAAGGTGCAGACTTGCCGCGATCGCCTGTCCCGCAACCGGTATTTGAAGAAATCGCAGCATCGCACCCTGTTCTCCGATCGGCGGAGAATAGGTCGAACCGCGCCGCCCGACAACCTGGCTCGTGCGATCACCGAGTGGGTGAAACAATAAAAAACCCTGCAAGTTCCACTAGGAAACTTGCAGGGTTGTTGAAAGGGACACGACAGCTACATTTATTGATATGCACCCGCCCGCGCGAAAATCAAATCGTGCGAAAAAAAATCTTTGAATGCCCGATGGTCCGGCAGGGGGGGTCGCATTTGCGGACGCTACGGTGGTAGTGGTGGGGGGGAGGGCCGTCTCCGTGGCCTCGAAAAAAGGACGGCCCCTAGTTCAGAATGCCGACGCCCAGATTGACCACGACGGTGTTACCGTTAACGAGGTCCACCTTGATGTTCTTCTGGCCGCGCACGATGTTCAGACTCTGGAACCGGTTCCCGCTGAATTGCAGGGTATAGGCCCCCGATTCCGCCACCGCGAAGGAATATCCGCCCGCCGAGTTCGTCGAACGCGTCGCGGTTCCGATGCTCACCGGCGCGCTGGGCACACCTTCGCCGAAATCGTATCGCCCGTTGCTGTTCGTATCGTTATAGACGACGCCCAGCACGAACGTCGGCGAATTCGGCGGCGCCCCGAAGTCCTGCGTCTGCATGATCGAGTCGTATCGCGTCCCGTTGTGCGTGAAGGACCCCCGGACGATTCCGATGCCCACCTCGCGAAATGCCTCGTTGAGCATCGTCAGCCGGTGCCCGCGCCCGACGATATCCGTGTCCACAAACAAATCGACGTGCTGCTGCTCGACGAACTGATTCTCGTTCACCGACCCCGTCGTCCCGCGCCATGCCAGGTTCTCGCCCGCCGAAGCGTACAGATACCCCGCGTCGCTCATCCGCTGAAACGGCGTCTTCCCCGTCAGCGAATTATGCTCGAAGTAATTCTGCGCCAGCATGTCCCGGCTGTGCGCCTTGGCCGATTGATTGAGAGATGTATTCAGCGCCACCGGCTGCTTCGGAACCGTATCCAGCTTCCCCGGGGCCCCCTCATCAATCGCAATCCCGTTCATCGACGCCTCCTGCGCCGGCCGCAGTCGCGCCCGATTGATCCGCTCCAGCGATAACTGCTCGAGCTGCGTCGCGCTCACCGAGATCGATGGCCCGGACCCGCCCGCATTGTCGTTGGTCAGGTCGCCCGCCGTCCCGCCGCTCGTCAGGGGATTCGTCGCCGCGCCGGGCACCGCATCGCACCCGGCCCAGCCCATCGGGCCGATGCCGATGGCGCAGATAATGGCAATCGAATAAAAACAACGCTTCAACATCCCCGCTCCCTGACTTATCCGTGCTATCCCCATCGCCGGGTCTTATTGGACACACCCAGTATACGCGATAGACCCCTTCTTCTCCAGCCGATTTTGCGGTAACTCTTGGCGCCGATTGGAGAGAACAATCGCCGCCGGTACGCGTAGTTCCCCATAATCAACAGGCCGGAGTCCCTTATCGACAGCGTGCAGGGTCGAGGTTTCAATGAGCATCTGATGAAGCAGCTTCCCGAACTTTCCATCTTTTTTCCCTGCTATAACGAAGAAGCCAACGTCGAACGCGTCGCGCGCGCCGCCGTCGAGGCCGCCTCCCGCTTCGCCGAGAAATTCGAAATCATCCTCGTCAACGACGGTAGCAAGGATCGCACCGGCGAAATCGCCGAATCGCTCGCCAAGGCTGACGCCCGAATCCGCGCCGTCCACAACAATCCCAACCTCGGCTACGGCGGCGCCGTCGCCCGCGGCCTCCGCGAATCCCGCTACAGTTGGATCTTCTTCACCGACGGCGACGGCCAGTTCGACCTCAACGAAATGGACAAGCTCATCAACCTCCTCGATCGCTGCGACCTCGCCGTCGGATACCGAATCAAGCGCGCCGATTCTTTCATCCGCAGGTCCAACGCCTTCTTCTGGGGCGTCCTCGTCCGCGCCCTCTTTGGCCTCAAGGTCCGCGACATCGACTGCGCCTTCAAGCTCCTCCCCAAGTCGCTCATCGACAAGATCGAGCTGCGCAGCCAGGGCGCCCTCATCAGCACCGAGCTCCTCGCCCGCGCCAAGTACCAGGGCCTCCGCATCGCCGAAGTCGGCGTCAATCACTACCCCCGCGTCGCCGGCCAGCAGACCGGCGCCAACATCAGGGTCATCCTCCGCGCCTTCGCCGAGCTGATCCGCCTGCGCAAGCACATCCGCGCCGAGGGCCTTCGCCACCACTGACACCGCCGCGGCACTGGCTCTATCTGTCCAGGTAAATCCGCGCCCACTGCTCCGTCAGCGCTGCCCGCCATAGCGCAAGCGCCGCCGAATCGTCCCCCTCATCGAATCGCCGCCCAAGCTTCTCCGCGCCCCCCGGCGAAAAGCACCCCCGCTCTCGAAACGTCTTGGAACCAATCGCCTCCCGCCACCACACCCCCAGCGCCCCGCGCATCCACGTGACCGTCGGCGCCGCAAACCCGATCTTGTCGCGCCGATTCAAAACCGCCTCAGGAACATGACCGCTCGCCGCTTCTCGCAGCATCGCCTTGAGTCGCCCGTCGCGCAGCCGCTCCTCCGCCGGAACCGACATCGCCGCCGCCGCGACACGCCGATCCAGATACGGCACCCGCGCCTCAATCGAATGCGCCATCGAGCTGCGATCCTCAAACCGAAGCAGCGACGGCAGACTCTCGTGAAAAATCACCCGCCGGCAAAACGCATCAAAAGACGTCCCGCCCGCTGCCCTTTCCCTCCGCCGATCCTCCAGCCCCAGCCCCTCCACAATCCCCGCCGACTCCTCCGTGTCGAACAACTCTCCCACCAGCCACGGACTGCGCCGCCGTGCAAACTGCGCCCGCAGTCGATCCCGCGTCGAGATCGGCCACAGGTGCGCCGCCGTATGCGCCGCCAGCGCCCGTCGCGTGTAGTGCCCCTCGCGAATCACGCCCGACCATTGACCCGCGAATCGTCCAACGTGCCCGCGCCGCAGCAGACTCGCCAGCAGCGGCGGAAAGTACCCCGGATACCCGCAGAAAAGCTCGTCCGCCCCCTGACCGTCCAGCAGCACAGTCACTCCCGCCGCCCGCGCAGCCCTCATCACTTCCCACTGCATGTAAATCGAAGGCGACCCGAACGGCTGCTCCTGATGCCACAGCAGTTGCGCCATGTCCCCAACGAGTCCCTCACCCGTCGGCTCCACATAGTGAGCGTTAAGCCCCTGGCACTGCCCGACAACCGCCTCGGCATATCGCCGCTCGTCAATGGCCTCGCCAGTCGCGCACGCCGTAAACGTGTGCTGCGACCAGCCGCACGCGCCGCCGTCCCGGCCCATCTCGCTCAGCAGGCCCACAATCAGCGAGCTGTCCAATCCGCCCGACAAACACGATCCCACCGGCACATCGCTGAAAAGATGCGACCGCACCGCCGACCGGATCGACTCGAGAATCTCCTCCGACCCGTTCCCGTTCGAGTGGGGGGGCGCCGTCTCCGACGCATCATCGTAAAGACTCAGCGTCCCCTTCGGTCCGTCGCGCGCCCCGCGCAGATCAAACGTCAGCGCGCACCCCGGCGGCATCGACCAGATGCCCTCGAACATCGTCCGATCGCTGTGATCGACCCACCCATACGCCAGAAAGTCCCGCAGCATCGACCCATCCGCATCCCGCGAAACCCCCGTCAAGAGCGACTTGATCTCCGACCCAAACGCAATCGCATTCCGCGTCCGCGTAAGATGCAGCGGCTTGATCCCAAACCGATCCCTGCTCAGCACCACCCGGCCCGCCGCCGGATCGTAAATCGCCAGCGCCCACATCCCCTCAAATCGCCTGAAGCACTCAACCCCCCAGTGCCGATACGCCGCCAGCACCACCTCCGTGTCGCTCCGCCCGCTAAATGCCATCCCCGCGGCACTCAGCTCTTCCCGCAGCGCCCGATGGTTGTAGATCGCCCCATTGAAAACCAGCCACGGCTGATCCTCGCCCGTCGTCATCGGCTGATGCCCCGCCTCCGTCGTGTCAATCACCGCCAGCCGCCGCGCCCCCAGCGCCACCTGCCCCGACAGATAATCCCACTGCACCTCCGCATCCACCGCCCCCAGCCGCCGATGAACCACAGGCCTGCCCCCCAAGCCGAACACCACCGCGCCGCCGTCGTCCGGCCCCCGATGAAACACCGCCTGCGTCATCGCGGTAATCAATCGGCCCGCCTCAGGGTCGAGCTCCGTCAGAATGAGGCCGGTGATTCCGCACATGACTCGGGATTATGCGTGACAATCGTCATTTAGCCGAGCGAGCACTTCTCACATTCGCACCGTCTTCGTCGAATCCTCCCAACCTCCTCGTCCGCCCGCCGATCTTCGCCCGGTTGCACGAATCGACCCGCCTACCGACAATCCTTCGCCTTGCAGTCTTTGGAGCAGGACCACGATGGCGGATACCCCCAACAACTCGCACCGGCCCGACCCACCCTGGCTCGCCGGCGTGGTCAAAGCCGAGCCCTCGGCCCCGCTCATCGTCCCCTACATGGCCTATCTCGTCCTGCTCGCCTTCAACGACGCCTTCCCCACCAGGCTCCTCCCCGTCGCCATCGTCCTGCACATCATCCTCGGCTTCTGGGCCGCCCTCATCTTCCGCCGTCACTGGCCCGCCATGGGTGACTGGCGCTTTCCCATCGCCCTCGTCGGTGGACTCGCCGCCGCATGGCTCTGGGTCGCCGGCCAGCACGCGCTCGACGGCACGATCATCGGCAGCTACGACCTCGGCGGCAGGCTCCCCCTCTATCCCGGTGTCCCCGAGCCGCACGACCCCCGCGAAGACTTCGGAACCGGCAACCTCTTCTGGATCTACGCCGTTCTCAAAATCACCCGCGCCTGCACCATCGTCCCCCTCGTCGAAGAACTCTTCTGGCGCGGCTTCATCCTCCGCGCCTTCATCCGCTGGCGCCGCCCCGAAGAAGTCCCCTGGGGCACCTTCGCCTGGAAGGCCATGATCGGCTCGGCCCTCCTCTCCACCATTCAGCACCCCGACAACTGGGGCGTCAGCATCGCCTGCTGGCTCCTCTTCAACGCCATGTTCTACTGGACCAAAAGCCTCAAGTGCCTCATCCTCACCCACGCCATAACAAATCTGGCGCTATATTCTTACGTCATTCGGGCAGCCGATTGGCGTTTCTGGTGATCCGGGCCCCCAGGGGCGTTTTAGGCCACTTGCCGACGGGTTGAAGCGACGCGAATTCCACCCTATAGTCACGCCTGATCGGCGCGGTCAAAAACGTTGGCTTTCACGTGGACGCCCACTCCGCCGATTTACTTTGAAGTGATTCGTTAAACGCGATTCTTCAGTCAGCCCGCATTGGGCTGGAAATGTTTCCGGCATCCGCTGCAATTCAGGCATGAGGCCGATTGCACTGACCTGCCGACCCTCGTGAGTAATCCATGGAAAAACAACGCTCGATTCCGCTCTCCGCCATTCCCTTTTTCATGATCCATGCCGCCTGCTTTCTCGTCTTCCTCCCCGGCATCTGGGGCACGACGACGACAAAGACGATCATCCTTGCGATTGCCCTCTTCGTGATCCGCAAGTTCGGCATCACCGGCGGCTACCATCGCTACTTCTCGCACCGCTCCTACAAAACCTCGCGATTCTTCCAGTTCGTCCTCGCCTGGCTCGGCGGAAGCGCCGCCCAAAAGGGCGCCCTCTGGTGGGCTGCCCATCACCGCCACCACCACAAGCATTCCGATCAACCGGAAGACATCCACTCGCCCGCCCGCGACGGCATCTGGTGGTCCCACGTCGGCTGGGTCCTCTCCCCGCAATACAACGTGACCCAGTACGACCAGATCAAGGACATGGCCAAGTTCCCCGAGCTCCGCTGGCTCAACGACTACCACCTCGTCCCGATCTTCGTCATGGGCGGCCTCTGCTATCTCATCGACGGCTGGGCCGGCGTCGTCTGGGGCACCTTCGTCAGCACCGTCGTCCTCTATCACACGACCTTCGCCATTAACTCCTTCTGTCACATCCTCGGCCGCAAGCGCTTCCCCACGACCGACGACAGCAAGAACAGTCTCATCCTCGCACTCGTTACCCTCGGCGAAGGCTGGCACAACAACCACCACTTCTTCCAGGGCTCCGTCAACCAGGGCTTCTACTGGTGGCAGATCGACATCACCTATTACATGCTTCGCGCCCTCTCCTGGGTCGGCCTCGTCTGGGACCTGAAGAAACCCCCGCAGCGCGTCCTGGCCCTCGGCCGGCAGAAGAACATTACCGACGCCATGGTCGAGCGCTTCACCGCCGCCTCCGACAAACTCGGCAAGACCCTCGCCAAGGGCCCCGAAGCCGTCACCGCCATCGGCGACATGGTCATGCGCCCAACCTCCCCCGACCCAACGGCCTAAGCGCAGCGCGTGTAGTTTCACGCGGCACATTCAATAACCCCCAAAGCCCCAGGCCCGTCCGCCTGGGGCTTTTTTTGTTTCGCGCGCCAAACTCCTAATCCTAATCCTGCTCCTACTCCTAATCTTTCCCCTCGCCCCCCCTCGCCCCCGCGCGCCCCCGTAGGGTGGGCTCTGCCCACCATCGATCGTGCGAGATTCCCTTCTCGCACACACCCGCGAGTGGGAATCCCTTCCCATGTCCGCCACCGTTCGCCCCCGCGAGCAATTCTTACCGCGACCAACTCCTGCTTCTGATGTCCCCCGCGCGCTCCGCGCGCCGCCCCATCCCGGCCCGCAGGGCCAAAAGTAAGTAGCCAGGGGCATCGCCCCTGTTAAGCAAATCCATCATGAATCCCCGACCCCGACGGGGTCGCATTTCTCCCTCTTCGTCATAATCTCCGCGCTGATCCGAAATTCCCATCTCGCCCCCGCCGCGATTGGGATTCCCTTCCCATGCCTCCCCCGCGCACCGCGCGCCATCCCCCGCGTAACCATCAGCGCGAAAAGCTCCTATTCCTGATCCTCCCCGCCCAATCAGGCCGCTTCAGCGGCCTTCCCCGCAAGGGCCCTTAGGCCAGGGCTTAAGCCCTGGTCAATCGAAGCCACGCCCCCTCCTTACTCTCCCACCCCCGGATTGTGCCGCATGCCGGATGATTCTGATTTCCCAACGAGCGGCACAATCCGGGGGTGGGAGCAAGTGGCATCCCCGCGGCTCATCCTGCCCACGCGTTCACCGGCGCGAAGGTCATCCTTGGGAATCTATGCATTCACGTCTTCGTTGATTCCTCGACGATTCGGATTTCTTCGTCGGTGAGGCCGTAGAGCTGGTAGACGAGCTGGTCGATCTGGCGGTCGGTGGCCTCGATTTGACGCTGAATCGATCTAGTTTCATGCTCAGTTTTCGCACTTCTCAGAGCTTCAAAAAAGATCTGAATACTCTTGA
Proteins encoded in this region:
- a CDS encoding NAD(P)H-hydrate epimerase, which codes for MHTIALTRAQVREVDRIAIHELGIPGIVLMENAGCAAAQLILGKSADDARVAIVCGGGNNGGDGFVIARLLAGAGRRVTIFLACDSAKLSGDAATNYHAASRMALEFVPFDSPERIHSAQSRLHQSEVIVDALLGTGFTGRVRPPIDSAIHAINAATKSTIVAIDLPSGLDCDTGLPSSPTVRAHHTITFVAIKQGLTQDVSREFAGQVHVADIGTPPELTNRVRR
- a CDS encoding CPBP family intramembrane metalloprotease, giving the protein MADTPNNSHRPDPPWLAGVVKAEPSAPLIVPYMAYLVLLAFNDAFPTRLLPVAIVLHIILGFWAALIFRRHWPAMGDWRFPIALVGGLAAAWLWVAGQHALDGTIIGSYDLGGRLPLYPGVPEPHDPREDFGTGNLFWIYAVLKITRACTIVPLVEELFWRGFILRAFIRWRRPEEVPWGTFAWKAMIGSALLSTIQHPDNWGVSIACWLLFNAMFYWTKSLKCLILTHAITNLALYSYVIRAADWRFW
- the tmk gene encoding dTMP kinase, with product MINSELLLQPHNYPGRLIIVEGIDGSGKSTQIRLVQRWLVSLGYNVFFTEWNSADLVKKTTKKGKKSRSLTPTTFSLLHATDFAHRLVSNILPPLKAGMIVLADRYVYTAYARDHVRGCDRKWIRKVYSFAPKPDIAFYFKVPIEVSLKRITMARQVLKDFEAGMDMKLHPDPMESFRLFQGMILEEYDQMSAENDFCVINATGTISEQQKQVREIVGDRLQRYNRKPRIA
- the asnB gene encoding asparagine synthase (glutamine-hydrolyzing); translation: MCGITGLILTELDPEAGRLITAMTQAVFHRGPDDGGAVVFGLGGRPVVHRRLGAVDAEVQWDYLSGQVALGARRLAVIDTTEAGHQPMTTGEDQPWLVFNGAIYNHRALREELSAAGMAFSGRSDTEVVLAAYRHWGVECFRRFEGMWALAIYDPAAGRVVLSRDRFGIKPLHLTRTRNAIAFGSEIKSLLTGVSRDADGSMLRDFLAYGWVDHSDRTMFEGIWSMPPGCALTFDLRGARDGPKGTLSLYDDASETAPPHSNGNGSEEILESIRSAVRSHLFSDVPVGSCLSGGLDSSLIVGLLSEMGRDGGACGWSQHTFTACATGEAIDERRYAEAVVGQCQGLNAHYVEPTGEGLVGDMAQLLWHQEQPFGSPSIYMQWEVMRAARAAGVTVLLDGQGADELFCGYPGYFPPLLASLLRRGHVGRFAGQWSGVIREGHYTRRALAAHTAAHLWPISTRDRLRAQFARRRSPWLVGELFDTEESAGIVEGLGLEDRRRERAAGGTSFDAFCRRVIFHESLPSLLRFEDRSSMAHSIEARVPYLDRRVAAAAMSVPAEERLRDGRLKAMLREAASGHVPEAVLNRRDKIGFAAPTVTWMRGALGVWWREAIGSKTFRERGCFSPGGAEKLGRRFDEGDDSAALALWRAALTEQWARIYLDR
- a CDS encoding glycosyltransferase family 2 protein — encoded protein: MKQLPELSIFFPCYNEEANVERVARAAVEAASRFAEKFEIILVNDGSKDRTGEIAESLAKADARIRAVHNNPNLGYGGAVARGLRESRYSWIFFTDGDGQFDLNEMDKLINLLDRCDLAVGYRIKRADSFIRRSNAFFWGVLVRALFGLKVRDIDCAFKLLPKSLIDKIELRSQGALISTELLARAKYQGLRIAEVGVNHYPRVAGQQTGANIRVILRAFAELIRLRKHIRAEGLRHH
- a CDS encoding alpha/beta fold hydrolase, giving the protein MFHPLGDRTSQVVGRRGSTYSPPIGEQGAMLRFLQIPVAGQAIAASLHLPEAKGGPWPLVVCCHGLTGTRIGSGYRAVSLGRGLEELGVACLRFDFRGCGESDGRFLNVTAAALTEDLRAVLAAAKGIAELDTGRLGIYASSFGAFTAARVAHEMAGLKCLVFIAPVADPCKLIERDMTPEAWGGLRREGWIDHHGLKLGEEFFVTMPREDGSKLLAGSARPALIFHGTGDQQVPFEHGQAYEVALRGAGAEARLEAVDSKDHGLRGAALSEGIVTQAVTWFGKYLRG
- a CDS encoding thymidylate kinase produces the protein MSQLTFFGEGLPYIEASDYPGVLITVEGTDGVGRTTQIVMLKEWLEVQGYGVIETGWTRSQLIGRTISQAKQGRLLNRLTYSLLYAADFADRLEKEIIPALRSGFVVLADRYVFTALARDVARGVDRAWVRDLFGFAPVPHLVLYLKIDVASLIRRVIPRGVIDYFESGMDLGMGDDPYDSFKRYQTTLIKEYNRMSQEFGFHEVNARWKPERMHTRLREIVTEFFRQRKFYDYRGAPKSDAAILNAELPEPMIKTR
- a CDS encoding acyl-CoA desaturase → MIHAACFLVFLPGIWGTTTTKTIILAIALFVIRKFGITGGYHRYFSHRSYKTSRFFQFVLAWLGGSAAQKGALWWAAHHRHHHKHSDQPEDIHSPARDGIWWSHVGWVLSPQYNVTQYDQIKDMAKFPELRWLNDYHLVPIFVMGGLCYLIDGWAGVVWGTFVSTVVLYHTTFAINSFCHILGRKRFPTTDDSKNSLILALVTLGEGWHNNHHFFQGSVNQGFYWWQIDITYYMLRALSWVGLVWDLKKPPQRVLALGRQKNITDAMVERFTAASDKLGKTLAKGPEAVTAIGDMVMRPTSPDPTA